In Oryza brachyantha chromosome 1, ObraRS2, whole genome shotgun sequence, the following are encoded in one genomic region:
- the LOC121053262 gene encoding calmodulin-binding protein 25-like, with the protein MANRCVSLDATWAHLPASWLSASDDALTAALWASMAPAGAASSYSSASPTPSSSTTTSSASAEILAAAASSGRPTAGARAAATRVTGRVSKRKPRPSRRAHTTYISADPADFRRMVQEITGFPVPGAGAGTGTAYASASTSSAPSPSPPPAAFACVLPTLDTSAFLLDSASPPPPQQPERKSTTTTAATTMASTASVAAAAAASSSSLLQELEAMMMSASAFPTLESWEAI; encoded by the coding sequence ATGGCAAACCGCTGCGTCAGCCTCGACGCCACCTGGGCCCACCTCCCCGCTTCCTGGCTCTCCGCCAGCGACGACGcgctcaccgccgcgctcTGGGCGTCCATGGCGCCGGCCGGTGCCGCTTCCTCGTACAgctccgcctcgccgacgccgtcgtcctccaccaccacctcctccgcctcggccgagatcctcgccgccgccgcctcctcgggGCGGCCTACCGCAGGagcgcgtgcggcggcgacgcgggtgaCCGGGCGCGTGTCGAAGCGGAAGCCGCGGCCGTCACGGCGCGCGCACACCACCTACATCAGCGCCGACCCGGCCGACTTCCGCCGCATGGTGCAGGAGATCACCGGCTTCCCCGTCccaggcgccggcgccggcaccggAACCGCCTACGCGTCCGCGTCCACGTCCTCGGCCCCATCCCCATCTCCCCCGCCTGCGGCGTTCGCGTGCGTGCTCCCGACGCTGGACACGTCCGCGTTCCTGCTCGACAGCGCctcaccgcccccgccgcagcAGCCGGAGCGGaagagcaccaccaccaccgccgccaccacaaTGGCCTCTACCGcttcggtggcggcggcggcggcggcgtcgtcgtcgtcgctgctgcAGGAGCTGGAGGCGATGATGATGAGCGCCTCCGCCTTCCCGACCTTGGAGAGCTGGGAGGCGATCTGA